In the genome of Notamacropus eugenii isolate mMacEug1 chromosome 5, mMacEug1.pri_v2, whole genome shotgun sequence, one region contains:
- the GJB4 gene encoding gap junction beta-4 protein — protein sequence MNWAFLQGLLSGVNKYSTILGRVWLSVVLIFRVLVYVVAAEEVWDDDHKDFDCNTRQPGCANVCYDHTFPVSHVRLWALQLILVTCPSLLVVMHVAYREERERRHRLKHGPQATPLYGNPGKKRGGLWWTYLLSLIFKAGVDAGFLYIFHRIYKNYDMPRVVHCSVDPCPNVVDCFISRPTEKKVFSYFMVTTAVICILLNLGEVIYLLCKRCQELLGPQNSKHQQHRRRGHHGPLRSLQDACPPYAPSQALQQGDSSREVTLPC from the coding sequence ATGAACTGGGCATTCCTCCAGGGGCTCCTGAGTGGGGTTAACAAGTATTCAACCATTCTTGGCCGAGTCTGGCTGTCAGTGGTATTGATATTTCGAGTACTGGTGTATGTAGTAGCAGCAGAGGAAGTGTGGGACGATGACCACAAAGATTTCGACTGCAATACTCGACAGCCAGGTTGTGCCAATGTCTGCTATGACCACACCTTCCCCGTCTCTCATGTCCGCTTGTGGGCCCTGCAGCTGATCCTGGTCACATGCCCCTCGCTGCTTGTGGTCATGCATGTGGCCTATCGAGAGGAGCGGGAGCGAAGGCACCGCCTGAAGCACGGTCCCCAGGCCACACCCCTCTATGGCAACCCAGGAAAGAAGCGAGGAGGCCTCTGGTGGACCTACCTCCTGAGCTTGATTTTCAAGGCTGGTGTGGATGCTGGATTCCTGTACATCTTCCATCGCATCTATAAGAATTATGACATGCCCCGTGTGGTGCACTGCTCTGTGGACCCCTGCCCCAATGTGGTAGATTGCTTCATTTCCCGGCCCACGGAGAAGAAGGTCTTTTCCTACTTCATGGTGACCACGGCTGTTATCTGCATCCTGCTCAATCTGGGGGAGGTAATCTACCTGCTCTGTAAGAGATGCCAGGAACTCCTAGGTCCACAGAACTCTAAACATCAGCAGCATAGGAGGCGTGGCCACCATGGCCCCTTGAGGTCTTTGCAGGATGCCTGTCCCCCTTATGCTCCCTCCCAGGCTTTGCAACAAGGTGACTCCTCCAGGGAGGTCACATTGCCTTGCTGA
- the GJB5 gene encoding gap junction beta-5 protein: MNWGIFEGLLSGVNKYSTAFGRIWLSLVFIFRVLVYLVTAEKVWSDDHKDFDCNTRQPGCSNVCYDQFFPVSHVRLWALQLILVTCPSLLVIMHVAYREVRERKHLEKVGEGGGRLYPNPGKKRGGLWWTYVCSLVFKASVDSAFLYVFYCFYRNYMLPHVVLCSEDPCPHTVDCFISKPTEKNIFTLFMVSTSIICILLSLVELGYLISKRCWECRRKGRRDSKKDLLSGGDLIFLGTDPKPPLLPFSPDSLRDQVKKTMV, from the coding sequence ATGAACTGGGGAATCTTTGAGGGGCTGCTGAGCGGGGTCAACAAGTATTCTACAGCTTTTGGCCGCATCTGGCTGTCCCTGGTCTTCATCTTCCGTGTGCTGGTCTACCTGGTGACTGCTGAGAAGGTGTGGAGTGATGACCACAAGGACTTCGATTGCAACACGCGCCAGCCGGGCTGCTCCAACGTGTGCTACGACCAATTCTTCCCCGTCTCCCACGTCCGCCTGTGGGCCCTGCAGCTCATCCTGGTCACTTGCCCCTCGCTGCTGGTCATCATGCATGTGGCCTACCGGGAGGTCCGGGAGCGGAAACACCTGGAGAAGGTGGGTGAAGGCGGCGGGCGCCTCTACCCAAACCCAGGCAAGAAGCGCGGAGGCCTCTGGTGGACCTACGTCTGCAGCTTGGTCTTCAAGGCCAGCGTGGACTCGGCATTCCTGTACGTGTTCTACTGCTTCTATCGAAACTACATGCTCCCGCATGTGGTCCTCTGCAGTGAGGACCCCTGCCCCCATACCGTGGACTGCTTCATCTCTAAGCCCACGGAGAAGAACATTTTCACACTCTTCATGGTGTCCACCTCCATCATCTGTATCTTACTCAGCTTGGTAGAACTGGGTTACTTGATCAGCAAGAGGTGCTGGGAGTGccggaggaaagggagaagggacagCAAGAAGGACCTGCTGTCTGGGGGTGACCTCATCTTCCTGGGCACAGACCCCAAGCCACCCCTTCTGCCCTTTTCTCCTGATTCCCTCCGAGACCAGGTGAAGAAGACCATGGTATAA